One region of Vibrio zhugei genomic DNA includes:
- a CDS encoding GNAT family N-acetyltransferase, protein MTVSDYDRVRRLWLNTEGMSIKDADSRDSIAHYLARNPGLSFVAECQHDIAGAILVGTDGRRGYVQHLAVSPYYRKQNLGRRLLEHVIEALAKMGVSKTHLFVLNDNANAQQFYQHLDWFPRDEVRMYSFNSSSNDNV, encoded by the coding sequence ATGACGGTGAGTGATTATGACCGTGTGAGGCGACTTTGGTTGAATACTGAGGGCATGAGCATCAAAGATGCGGACTCGCGAGACAGTATCGCTCACTATTTAGCGCGCAACCCAGGGTTAAGTTTTGTGGCAGAATGTCAGCATGACATTGCTGGAGCGATATTAGTGGGGACGGACGGAAGGCGAGGGTATGTGCAGCATCTGGCTGTATCACCGTATTATCGTAAGCAAAATCTGGGACGAAGGCTGTTGGAACACGTGATTGAAGCGCTTGCTAAGATGGGGGTTTCCAAAACACATCTGTTTGTGCTTAATGATAATGCAAACGCACAGCAGTTTTATCAACATCTGGACTGGTTTCCAAGAGATGAAGTACGCATGTACTCGTTCAATAGTTCCAGTAATGACAATGTGTAG